One Helianthus annuus cultivar XRQ/B chromosome 7, HanXRQr2.0-SUNRISE, whole genome shotgun sequence genomic region harbors:
- the LOC110867602 gene encoding F-box/FBD/LRR-repeat protein At1g13570 isoform X2 — MGYPNKMDRISKLPVGVIETILCLLPIQEAARTSILSKEWRYHWIKIPNLVFIEDQFQEWTRGPKPSAIELRLNKPSKRKDMAKRCRFFYAIYQVLLMHEGPIHEFTLSMEVDTSCVEIDHIILHLSKKNTLKILKLDFEAGGDEGHRLPISLFSLHQLTSLYLNGCALYQQRSFNEYGCLTTLYLRSVWTHKKTLHRLLSSCPLLKRLTLGHGMRILYDDGGSTIVDLFECVPVIEYLYVTVFGLEDFLSKRLPKKLPTSLVHLKYLCVDTLCFTHIYGLPFLALLIRSSPNLEKLKLLMWEETFVIEDDVGSFTLDDYSDIMLEHLKEFEIQDFTDSENELDFVRLILAKSPVLKKMTISPHYFFDKDEESVSQVSEILFCSPCASPVVEIIVGPYKSDRSCPW; from the exons ATGGGGTATCCTAATAAGATGGATAGAATCAGCAAGCTTCCTGTAGGCGTAATAGAAACCATCTTATGTCTGCTACCGATTCAAGAGGCAGCAAGAACAAGCATCCTCTCTAAGGAATGGAGGTACCATTGGATCAAAATCCCTAATCTTGTGTTTATTGAGGATCAGTTTCAAGAATGGACTCGTGGGCCTAAGCCGTCTGCTATCGAGCTACGTCTTAACAAACCAAGTAAAAGGAAAGATATGGCCAAGAGGTGTAGGTTTTTCTACGCGATATACCAGGTTCTGCTTATGCACGAGGGTCCAATACACGAGTTCACTCTTTCTATGGAAGTAGATACCTCGTGTGTTGAGATTGACCATATCATACTTCATTTGTCCAAGAAAAATACTCTCAAGATATTAAAACTTGATTTTGAGGCAGGAGGTGACGAGGGGCATAGGTTACCCATTTCTCTCTTCTCGTTACACCAATTAACAAGTTTGTATCTCAATGGTTGTGCTCTTTACCAACAACGTTCATTCAATGAATATGGTTGCCTTACAACCTTATATTTGAGAAGCGTATGGACGCATAAGAAAACGCTTCACCGGCTTTTATCCAGTTGTCCATTACTTAAGAGATTGACTCTT GGTCATGGGATGAGAATTCTCTATGATGATGGAGGTTCCACCATTGTTGATCTATTCGAGTGTGTACCAGTGATTGAATATCTTTATGTTACGGTATTCGGCTTGGAG GATTTTCTTTCAAAGAGACTTCCGAAAAAGCTCCCGACATCATTAGTCCACTTGAAATATTTGTGTGTGGATACTCTTTGCTTTACTCACATATATGGGTTACCTTTTCTTGCTCTTCTGATTAGAAGCTCCCCAAATCTGGAGAAACTTAAGCTACTG ATGTGGGAAGAAACTTTCGTTATTGAAGATGATGTGGGCTCTTTTACACTTGATGATTATTCAGATATTATGTTGGAGCATTTGAAAGAATTTGAGATTCAAGATTTTACCGACTCAGAGAATGAGTTGGATTTTGTGAGGCTTATATTAGCCAAGTCACCTGTACTAAAGAAGATGACGATATCCCCACATTATTTTTTTGATAAAGATGAAGAATCAGTCTCACAGGTTTCAGAAATCCTTTTTTGCTCCCCATGCGCATCACCTGTCGTAGAAATCATCGTTGGACCGTACAAATCCGATCGTTCGTGCCCTTGGTGA
- the LOC110867614 gene encoding putative F-box protein At3g51171 isoform X1 has protein sequence MSDNIPFELQAEIIKRVLPVKSLIRFRSVSKQWKSLIDSSEFITHHTLNNKTQPQHLLVRYITGGTGYTFVSTDTCFPEDKYVSIVDDDNFPHHKFSPVVPPTVKLLGRPFMLDCSHGLVCLLGYTRDRVNRKKLVVVWNPLIGKSVGIEIPDRADIVIGFGVCPKTSDPKILKISRFVDSEAEATAEVFTLSSRAWRNVPMNMPFKSKSLQFFNTQVVIDGVIYWLTYDNITDKFTIYSFDLASEEFGEAVDFPYSFGRLYNISKINDSLVVLSHHCVVTNSTPKPFCDVLMMLKNGVPKPSFTELFTVNDVGLNSMIGFRKNGQPIMDRTKTHGYDGELEVYDLCSERMNGLGIYGSLFRMSSFTESLLLLNHSDSIIYP, from the coding sequence ATGTCGGACAACATTCCGTTCGAACTCCAAGCAGAAATCATCAAAAGGGTTCTTCCTGTCAAATCTTTGATTCGGTTCAGATCCGTTTCAAAGCAATGGAAATCTCTGATCGATAGCTCTGAATTCATCACTCATCACACCCTCAACAACAAGACTCAGCCGCAACATCTACTGGTAAGGTACATAACAGGAGGTACTGGGTACACATTTGTTTCTACGGATACATGTTTTCCCGAGGACAAATATGTTTCAATTGTAGATGATGATAACTTCCCCCATCACAAGTTTTCCCCTGTTGTTCCTCCAACGGTTAAACTTCTTGGGCGTCCGTTTATGCTCGATTGCTCTCACGGATTGGTGTGTTTGCTTGGATATACCCGAGATCGAGTGAACCGAAAGAAACTGGTTGTTGTTTGGAATCCACTAATTGGGAAATCTGTTGGTATAGAGATACCGGATCGAGCCGATATTGTTATTGGTTTTGGGGTGTGTCCTAAAACTAGCGACCCTAAGATCCTCAAGATTTCACGTTTTGTGGACAGCGAGGCCGAGGCCACGGCTGAGGTTTTCACATTAAGCTCTAGGGCTTGGAGAAATGTACCGATGAATATGCCGTTTAAGTCTAAATCGTTGCAGTTCTTCAATACACAGGTGGTTATAGATGGGGTTATTTATTGGCTCACTTATGATAATATTACAGATAAATTTACCATTTATTCATTTGATTTGGCAAGCGAAGAATTTGGAGAAGCGGTAGACTTTCCTTATAGCTTTGGAAGGCTGTACAATATATCTAAGATCAACGATTCTCTTGTGGTGCTTAGTCATCACTGTGTTGTTACTAATTCAACACCGAAACCATTTTGTGACGtattgatgatgttgaaaaatggTGTTCCAAAACCTTCCTTTACAGAACTATTCACTGTTAACGACGTTGGGCTTAATAGTATGATTGGATTTAGGAAGAATGGCCAACCGATAATGGATCGGACGAAGACGCATGGATATGATGGTGAACTAGAAGTTTATGACCTCTGCTCGGAACGCATGAACGGTCTTGGGATTTATGGGTCGCTCTTCAGGATGAGCTCCTTCACAGAATCACTACTGCTGCTTAATCATTCTGATTCTATCATTTACCCATAG
- the LOC110867614 gene encoding F-box protein At2g14710-like isoform X2 has protein sequence MSDNIPFELQAEIIKRVLPVKSLIRFRSVSKQWKSLIDSSEFITHHTLNNKTQPQHLLVRYITGGTGYTFVSTDTCFPEDKYVSIVDDDNFPHHKFSPVVPPTVKLLGRPFMLDCSHGLVCLLGYTRDRVNRKKLVVVWNPLIGKSVGIEIPDRADIVIGFGVCPKTSDPKILKISRFVDSEAEATAEVFTLSSRAWRNVPMNMPFKSKSLQFFNTQNLEKR, from the exons ATGTCGGACAACATTCCGTTCGAACTCCAAGCAGAAATCATCAAAAGGGTTCTTCCTGTCAAATCTTTGATTCGGTTCAGATCCGTTTCAAAGCAATGGAAATCTCTGATCGATAGCTCTGAATTCATCACTCATCACACCCTCAACAACAAGACTCAGCCGCAACATCTACTGGTAAGGTACATAACAGGAGGTACTGGGTACACATTTGTTTCTACGGATACATGTTTTCCCGAGGACAAATATGTTTCAATTGTAGATGATGATAACTTCCCCCATCACAAGTTTTCCCCTGTTGTTCCTCCAACGGTTAAACTTCTTGGGCGTCCGTTTATGCTCGATTGCTCTCACGGATTGGTGTGTTTGCTTGGATATACCCGAGATCGAGTGAACCGAAAGAAACTGGTTGTTGTTTGGAATCCACTAATTGGGAAATCTGTTGGTATAGAGATACCGGATCGAGCCGATATTGTTATTGGTTTTGGGGTGTGTCCTAAAACTAGCGACCCTAAGATCCTCAAGATTTCACGTTTTGTGGACAGCGAGGCCGAGGCCACGGCTGAGGTTTTCACATTAAGCTCTAGGGCTTGGAGAAATGTACCGATGAATATGCCGTTTAAGTCTAAATCGTTGCAGTTCTTCAATACACAG AATTTGGAGAAGCGGTAG
- the LOC110867610 gene encoding F-box/FBD/LRR-repeat protein At1g13570-like — MDRISKLPLGVIENILCLLPTQEAARTSILSREWRYHWTEISKLEFNEDAFEVSTYGAEPSVLEQTFDFPSHRKVMTRRCKLFYAIYQVVIMHQGPIHEFTLCMRADGSCIEIDHILIHLSRKNTVKILKLDFIGKYKLPVSFFSLHQLTDLYLNDCAIDHQPSFNGFGGLTTLHLQEIHICVKELMRLLLSCPLLKRLAILSDAGTINGIGDITIADFIKCLPGIEYLSLSCLIFLCFPPLPKELPTTMVHLKYLRMEWVWFRHKYVVPFLVLLIRSSPNLEKLKLEIFPDDDLFEESETGSFPRKDYPDITLEHLTELEILQFGDADNEMDFVKFILAKSPTLKKVRILLWDEIDEDEKLQISKILRSSPRASPVVKLSVG, encoded by the exons ATGGATAGAATCAGCAAGCTTCCTTTAGGCGTAATAGAAAACATACTGTGTTTACTACCGACTCAAGAGGCGGCAAGGACAAGCATTCTCTCTAGGGAATGGAGGTATCATTGGACCGAAATCTCTAAACTTGAGTTTAATGAGGATGCGTTTGAAGTATCGACTTATGGGGCTGAGCCATCTGTTTTGGAGCAAACGTTTGACTTTCCAAGTCACAGGAAAGTAATGACTAGGAGGTGTAAACTTTTCTATGCTATATACCAAGTTGTGATAATGCACCAGGGTCCGATACATGAGTTCACCCTGTGTATGAGAGCAGATGGCTCCTGTATTGAGATTGACCATATATTAATTCATTTATCGAGGAAAAATACGGTCAAGATCTTAAAACTTGACTTTATTGGGAAATATAAGTTACCCGTATCTTTCTTCTCGTTACATCAATTAACGGATCTGTATCTCAATGATTGTGCTATTGACCATCAACCATCATTTAATGGATTTGGTGGTCTTACAACCTTACATTTGCAAGAGATACACATTTGCGTAAAAGAGCTTATGCGCCTTTTATTGAGTTGTCCATTACTAAAGAGACTGGCAATT TTGAGTGACGCTGGAACTATCAATGGCATCGGAGACATCACCATTGCTGATTTCATCAAGTGTTTACCGGGCATTGAATATCTGTCTCTTTCGTGTTTAATCTTTTTG TGTTTCCCTCCACTTCCGAAAGAGCTTCCAACGACAATGGTCCACTTGAAATACTTGCGTATGGAATGGGTATGGTTTAGGCACAAATATGTGGTGCCTTTTCTTGTTCTTTTAATTAGAAGCTCCCCAAACCTGGAGAAACTTAAGCTAGAG ATTTTCCCCGATGATGACTTGTTTGAGGAATCTGAGACGGGCTCCTTTCCACGAAAAGATTATCCAGATATTACGTTGGAGCATCTTACCGAACTGGAGATTCTACAGTTTGGCGACGCCGATAATGAGATGGATTTTGTGAAGTTTATATTGGCTAAGTCACCTACACTAAAGAAGGTGAGAATACTCCTATGGGATGAGATTGATGAGGATGAAAAATTGCAGATTTCAAAAATCCTTAGAAGCTCCCCACGCGCATCACCTGTGGTAAAACTCAGTGTTGGTTGA
- the LOC110867602 gene encoding F-box/FBD/LRR-repeat protein At1g13570 isoform X1, with amino-acid sequence MHLLRQQCIRYSLLPISQARVCYSGGVPAIGYPKMDRISKLPVGIIESILCLLPIQEAARTSILSKEWRYHWIKIPKLVFIEDQFQVSTDRAELSVSNKPSKWRKKAKRSKFFHAICQVLLIHEGPIHDFTLEMQVDNSCVDIDHILLHLSKKNTVKMLKLDLHGKYTLPLSLFSLHQLTDLYLCDCDLEHQPPSTVFGSLTTLNLYEIGSSQKALLRLLSSCPLLKRLTIMCDGGTIDDSGDSTIADLIKCIPGVEYLCVLFFIFLFFPLPKELPTTLVRLKYLYLEWVWFRHEYAVPFFVLLLRSAPNLEKLKLEISPEDETLVESYVKIHSFQHEAYSDFMLEHLNELEILHFSDALNELDFVKLILAKSPVLKKARILMWDEIDKDEKLRISNILLSSPCASPVVKIIVS; translated from the exons ATGCATCTGCTTCGCCAGCAGTGCATCCGGTATTCTCTTCTTCCCATTTCG CaggctagggtttgctattcaggaGGGGTACCTGCCATTG GGTATCCTAAGATGGATAGAATCAGCAAGCTTCCTGTAGGCATAATAGAAAGCATCTTATGTCTGCTACCGATTcaagaggcagcaaggacaagCATCCTCTCTAAGGAATGGAGGTACCATTGGATCAAAATCCCTAAACTTGTGTTTATTGAGGATCAGTTTCAAGTGTCAACCGATAGGGCCGAGCTGTCTGTTTCTAACAAACCAAGTAAGTGGAGAAAAAAGGCCAAGAGAAGTAAATTTTTCCATGCTATATGCCAGGTTTTGTTAATACACGAGGGTCCGATCCATGACTTCACCCTTGAGATGCAAGTAGACAACTCGTGTGTTGATATTGACCACATACTACTTCATTTGTCGAAGAAAAATACTGTCAAGATGTTAAAACTTGACCTTCATGGGAAATATACGTTGCCCTTGTCTCTTTTCTCGTTACATCAATTAACGGATCTGTATCTCTGTGATTGTGATCTTGAGCATCAACCACCATCCACTGTATTTGGTAGCCTTACAACCTTAAACTTGTATGAAATTGGAAGCAGTCAAAAAGCGCTTCTGCGTCTTTTATCAAGTTGTCCATTGCTAAAGAGATTGACTATT ATGTGTGACGGTGGAACTATCGATGACAGTGGAGATTCCACCATTGCTGATCTCATTAAGTGTATACCAGGCGTTGAGTATCTGTGTGTTTTGTTTTTCATCTTTTTG TTTTTTCCACTTCCGAAAGAGCTTCCAACAACATTGGTCCGCTTGAAATACTTGTATTTGGAATGGGTATGGTTTAGGCATGAATATGCGGTACCTTTTTTTGTTCTTTTACTTAGAAGCGCCCCAAACCTGGAGAAACTTAAATTAGAG ATTTCCCCCGAGGATGAAACGTTAGTTGAATCTTATGTCAAAATACACTCCTTTCAACACGAAGCTTATTCAGATTTTATGTTGGAGCATCTTAATGAATTGGAGATTCTACATTTTAGTGACGCCCTTAATGAGTTGGATTTTGTGAAGCTTATACTGGCTAAGTCGCCTGTACTAAAGAAGGCGAGAATACTCATGTGGGATGAGATTGATAAGGATGAGAAATTGCGGATTTCAAATATTCTTTTAAGCTCCCCATGCGCATCACCTGTGGTAAAAATCATTGTTAGTTGA
- the LOC110867602 gene encoding F-box/FBD/LRR-repeat protein At1g13570 isoform X3, whose amino-acid sequence MDRISKLPVGIIESILCLLPIQEAARTSILSKEWRYHWIKIPKLVFIEDQFQVSTDRAELSVSNKPSKWRKKAKRSKFFHAICQVLLIHEGPIHDFTLEMQVDNSCVDIDHILLHLSKKNTVKMLKLDLHGKYTLPLSLFSLHQLTDLYLCDCDLEHQPPSTVFGSLTTLNLYEIGSSQKALLRLLSSCPLLKRLTIMCDGGTIDDSGDSTIADLIKCIPGVEYLCVLFFIFLFFPLPKELPTTLVRLKYLYLEWVWFRHEYAVPFFVLLLRSAPNLEKLKLEISPEDETLVESYVKIHSFQHEAYSDFMLEHLNELEILHFSDALNELDFVKLILAKSPVLKKARILMWDEIDKDEKLRISNILLSSPCASPVVKIIVS is encoded by the exons ATGGATAGAATCAGCAAGCTTCCTGTAGGCATAATAGAAAGCATCTTATGTCTGCTACCGATTcaagaggcagcaaggacaagCATCCTCTCTAAGGAATGGAGGTACCATTGGATCAAAATCCCTAAACTTGTGTTTATTGAGGATCAGTTTCAAGTGTCAACCGATAGGGCCGAGCTGTCTGTTTCTAACAAACCAAGTAAGTGGAGAAAAAAGGCCAAGAGAAGTAAATTTTTCCATGCTATATGCCAGGTTTTGTTAATACACGAGGGTCCGATCCATGACTTCACCCTTGAGATGCAAGTAGACAACTCGTGTGTTGATATTGACCACATACTACTTCATTTGTCGAAGAAAAATACTGTCAAGATGTTAAAACTTGACCTTCATGGGAAATATACGTTGCCCTTGTCTCTTTTCTCGTTACATCAATTAACGGATCTGTATCTCTGTGATTGTGATCTTGAGCATCAACCACCATCCACTGTATTTGGTAGCCTTACAACCTTAAACTTGTATGAAATTGGAAGCAGTCAAAAAGCGCTTCTGCGTCTTTTATCAAGTTGTCCATTGCTAAAGAGATTGACTATT ATGTGTGACGGTGGAACTATCGATGACAGTGGAGATTCCACCATTGCTGATCTCATTAAGTGTATACCAGGCGTTGAGTATCTGTGTGTTTTGTTTTTCATCTTTTTG TTTTTTCCACTTCCGAAAGAGCTTCCAACAACATTGGTCCGCTTGAAATACTTGTATTTGGAATGGGTATGGTTTAGGCATGAATATGCGGTACCTTTTTTTGTTCTTTTACTTAGAAGCGCCCCAAACCTGGAGAAACTTAAATTAGAG ATTTCCCCCGAGGATGAAACGTTAGTTGAATCTTATGTCAAAATACACTCCTTTCAACACGAAGCTTATTCAGATTTTATGTTGGAGCATCTTAATGAATTGGAGATTCTACATTTTAGTGACGCCCTTAATGAGTTGGATTTTGTGAAGCTTATACTGGCTAAGTCGCCTGTACTAAAGAAGGCGAGAATACTCATGTGGGATGAGATTGATAAGGATGAGAAATTGCGGATTTCAAATATTCTTTTAAGCTCCCCATGCGCATCACCTGTGGTAAAAATCATTGTTAGTTGA